One genomic region from Eublepharis macularius isolate TG4126 chromosome 18, MPM_Emac_v1.0, whole genome shotgun sequence encodes:
- the MTHFS gene encoding 5-formyltetrahydrofolate cyclo-ligase isoform X1, with amino-acid sequence MESSGAGGGGAMAGLQAAKRALRAELKRRLRALSESEKLRQARLLAAQQVVEHPKYQASSRIAVFLSMPDEVQTAEIIKDIFQRGKECFIPRYKPGGSHMDMIKLASYEEIASLPLTSWNIHQPADDDSREDALSMAGGLDLIFMPGLGFDKTGNRLGRGKGYYDTYLERCTHHPKGKPYTIALAFKEQICDMVPVTENDMKVDEILFESN; translated from the exons ATGGAGAGCTCcggggcgggcggcggcggcgccatGGCCGGCCTGCAGGCAGCCAAGCGGGCCCTGCGCGCGGAGCTGAAGCGGCGCCTGCGGGCGCTGAGCGAGAGCGAGAAGCTGCGCCAGGCGCGCCTGCTGGCGGCCCAG CAGGTTGTCGAGCATCCCAAATATCAAGCATCCAGCCGAATCGCGGTCTTTCTGAGCATGCCAGATGAAGTCCAGACAGCAGAAATAATTAAGGACATTTTTCAGCGAGGCAAGGAGTGTTTCATTCCACGGTACAAACCCGGTGGCAGCCACATGGACATGataaagttggcatcctatgaaGAAATTGCTTCGCTCCCTTTAACCTCCTGGAACATCCACCAGCCAGCTGACGATGACAGTCGGGAGGATGCCTTGTCTATGGCCG GTGGTCTTGATCTTATCTTTATGCCTGGACTTGGCTTTGACAAAACTGGCAACAGACTAGGAAGAGGAAAAGGGTACTATGATACATACCTGGAAAGGTGTACCCACCACCCCAAAGGAAAACCTTACACCATCGCCTTAGCTTTCAAAGAACAAATCTGCGATATGGTTCCAGTGactgaaaatgacatgaaagttGATGAAATCCTTTTTGAATCCAATTAA
- the MTHFS gene encoding 5-formyltetrahydrofolate cyclo-ligase isoform X2: MESSGAGGGGAMAGLQAAKRALRAELKRRLRALSESEKLRQARLLAAQVVEHPKYQASSRIAVFLSMPDEVQTAEIIKDIFQRGKECFIPRYKPGGSHMDMIKLASYEEIASLPLTSWNIHQPADDDSREDALSMAGGLDLIFMPGLGFDKTGNRLGRGKGYYDTYLERCTHHPKGKPYTIALAFKEQICDMVPVTENDMKVDEILFESN, translated from the exons ATGGAGAGCTCcggggcgggcggcggcggcgccatGGCCGGCCTGCAGGCAGCCAAGCGGGCCCTGCGCGCGGAGCTGAAGCGGCGCCTGCGGGCGCTGAGCGAGAGCGAGAAGCTGCGCCAGGCGCGCCTGCTGGCGGCCCAG GTTGTCGAGCATCCCAAATATCAAGCATCCAGCCGAATCGCGGTCTTTCTGAGCATGCCAGATGAAGTCCAGACAGCAGAAATAATTAAGGACATTTTTCAGCGAGGCAAGGAGTGTTTCATTCCACGGTACAAACCCGGTGGCAGCCACATGGACATGataaagttggcatcctatgaaGAAATTGCTTCGCTCCCTTTAACCTCCTGGAACATCCACCAGCCAGCTGACGATGACAGTCGGGAGGATGCCTTGTCTATGGCCG GTGGTCTTGATCTTATCTTTATGCCTGGACTTGGCTTTGACAAAACTGGCAACAGACTAGGAAGAGGAAAAGGGTACTATGATACATACCTGGAAAGGTGTACCCACCACCCCAAAGGAAAACCTTACACCATCGCCTTAGCTTTCAAAGAACAAATCTGCGATATGGTTCCAGTGactgaaaatgacatgaaagttGATGAAATCCTTTTTGAATCCAATTAA
- the MTHFS gene encoding 5-formyltetrahydrofolate cyclo-ligase isoform X3, which produces MPDEVQTAEIIKDIFQRGKECFIPRYKPGGSHMDMIKLASYEEIASLPLTSWNIHQPADDDSREDALSMAGGLDLIFMPGLGFDKTGNRLGRGKGYYDTYLERCTHHPKGKPYTIALAFKEQICDMVPVTENDMKVDEILFESN; this is translated from the exons ATGCCAGATGAAGTCCAGACAGCAGAAATAATTAAGGACATTTTTCAGCGAGGCAAGGAGTGTTTCATTCCACGGTACAAACCCGGTGGCAGCCACATGGACATGataaagttggcatcctatgaaGAAATTGCTTCGCTCCCTTTAACCTCCTGGAACATCCACCAGCCAGCTGACGATGACAGTCGGGAGGATGCCTTGTCTATGGCCG GTGGTCTTGATCTTATCTTTATGCCTGGACTTGGCTTTGACAAAACTGGCAACAGACTAGGAAGAGGAAAAGGGTACTATGATACATACCTGGAAAGGTGTACCCACCACCCCAAAGGAAAACCTTACACCATCGCCTTAGCTTTCAAAGAACAAATCTGCGATATGGTTCCAGTGactgaaaatgacatgaaagttGATGAAATCCTTTTTGAATCCAATTAA
- the BCL2A1 gene encoding bcl-2-related protein A1, with translation MDRCDFLFVYNLVQDYLKYVCLDSEPETASNQASQVLRKVASSLQGEVEENLGPYLDKFEICSTEEAGRVFDQVMVNEFTDGNTNWGRILTIFLFGGILAKKLQERGVLFTADTLKQISHFITDYIINTHSKWIVENGGWDNGFVAKFEDKSPWLSLHWMKTKILAAFSFVNQYY, from the exons ATGGATCGTTGTGATTTCCTCTTTGTTTACAACTTGGTTCAGGACTACCTGAAAtatgtgtgtttggactctgagCCGGAAACAGCCTCCAACCAAGCCTCTCAAGTCTTGCGAAAAGTCGCATCTTCCCTTCAAGGAGAAGTGGAAGAGAACTTGGGACCCTACCTGGACAAATTTGAGATTTGTTCTACGGAGGAAGCCGGCCGAGTTTTCGATCAGGTGATGGTCAATGAATTCACTGATGGAAATACCAACTGGGGACGGATTTTGACAATATTCTTGTTTGGAGGAATTCTTGCTAAGAAGCTCCAGGAGCGTGGTGTCCTTTTCACGGCAGACACCCTGAAGCAGATTTCTCACTTTATCACAGACTATATCATCAACACCCACTCCAAATGGATCGTTGAAAATGGAGGATGG GACAATGGCTTTGTGGCAAAATTCGAGGACAAAAGTCCCTGGCTGTCTTTACACTGGATGAAGACCAAAATCCTAGCTGCTTTCTCGTTCGTCAATCAATATTACTGA